One Pantoea trifolii DNA segment encodes these proteins:
- a CDS encoding FUSC family protein, translated as MNFQWLAWQNLPWIKASWAEWRYALRNGIAMCLALTIAYALQLDEPYWAMTSAAVVSFPTVGGAISKSLGRIVGSLLGASAALLIAGHTLNEPWLFAFFMAGWLAFCTWIANHYQNNVAYAFSLAGYTAAIIAFSSVNITDVTQLWDIAQARVCEVISGILCAGLMMMILPSTSDGNALMSSLRQMHARLLDHAVLLLQQGSTDNVRTAHENVISQILTMNLLRIQAFWSHYRFRRQNNVLNYVLHQQLRLTSVLSSLRRMLLNWPDAPPELYDAMAKLLHELAQPHCDKYRLALILRGITPSATGDYRQRAFVQRLRYFCWVYLNVNRWIRLIERADADTRFQPPYAPSLARESDSAEAGWSALRTFSVIMLGCAFWITTQWDSGAAALTLTAIACVLYSSAPSPSGSVSLLLKTLLWLSLFSFVLQFGLMVQISALWQFLLVLFPLLLTLQLFKLQQKKRAGMWGQFIVFMGSFIAVTNPPDWDYQSFLNDNIAKVCGVLLAWLAFQVLRPSSDARRSRRHIRALRHAFLDQLRRHPRLSESHFESQIYHHISQLSNSRDEQARVWLLRWGVVLLNCSHIVWQLREWQPTSATLGQMRDSSLQDLQRIMSLRGVHHTALQATLDELETMINQLQQQAESEANTLAGILWRLRCSLAQLAQAVPD; from the coding sequence ATGAATTTTCAGTGGCTGGCCTGGCAAAATCTGCCGTGGATAAAAGCAAGCTGGGCCGAGTGGCGCTACGCGCTGCGTAATGGCATTGCGATGTGTCTCGCCTTGACCATCGCCTATGCGCTGCAACTCGACGAACCCTACTGGGCCATGACATCGGCGGCGGTGGTGAGTTTTCCCACCGTCGGCGGTGCCATCAGTAAAAGTCTGGGCCGCATCGTTGGCAGTTTGCTCGGTGCCAGCGCCGCGCTGCTGATTGCCGGACACACGCTAAACGAGCCCTGGCTGTTTGCCTTTTTCATGGCCGGTTGGCTGGCGTTCTGCACCTGGATCGCCAATCACTACCAAAACAATGTGGCCTACGCGTTTTCGCTGGCGGGATATACCGCCGCCATCATTGCCTTTAGCAGCGTCAACATCACCGATGTCACTCAGCTGTGGGATATCGCCCAGGCGCGCGTGTGCGAAGTGATCTCCGGCATTCTTTGCGCCGGATTGATGATGATGATTCTGCCCAGCACCTCGGATGGCAACGCGCTGATGAGTTCACTGCGTCAGATGCACGCGCGTTTGCTGGATCATGCGGTGTTATTACTGCAGCAAGGCAGCACCGATAACGTGCGCACCGCCCATGAAAATGTCATTAGCCAGATTCTCACCATGAACCTGCTGCGCATTCAGGCGTTTTGGAGCCACTATCGCTTCCGCCGCCAGAACAACGTGCTGAACTATGTGCTGCACCAGCAGCTGCGTCTGACCAGCGTGCTCTCCAGTCTGCGCCGCATGTTGCTGAACTGGCCCGATGCGCCGCCTGAACTTTACGATGCCATGGCAAAACTGCTGCACGAATTGGCGCAGCCGCACTGCGACAAATACCGTCTGGCGCTGATTTTGCGCGGCATCACGCCATCAGCAACCGGTGATTACCGGCAACGCGCCTTTGTCCAGCGACTGCGCTATTTTTGCTGGGTCTATCTCAACGTCAATCGCTGGATTCGCCTGATTGAACGCGCCGATGCCGATACCCGTTTTCAACCGCCGTATGCGCCATCGCTGGCGCGCGAAAGCGACAGTGCAGAAGCCGGCTGGAGCGCACTGCGTACTTTTAGCGTCATCATGCTGGGCTGCGCCTTTTGGATCACCACGCAATGGGATTCCGGTGCCGCCGCCCTGACGCTCACCGCCATCGCGTGCGTGTTGTACTCTTCCGCGCCTTCGCCCAGCGGCAGCGTCTCGCTGTTACTCAAAACCTTGCTGTGGCTGTCGCTGTTTAGTTTTGTGCTGCAGTTTGGCTTGATGGTGCAAATCAGTGCGCTGTGGCAGTTTTTGCTGGTGCTTTTCCCGCTGTTACTCACCTTGCAGTTGTTCAAACTGCAGCAGAAGAAACGCGCGGGAATGTGGGGGCAATTCATTGTATTTATGGGATCCTTTATCGCCGTCACCAATCCGCCGGACTGGGATTATCAAAGCTTCCTCAATGACAATATCGCCAAGGTGTGCGGCGTACTGCTGGCGTGGCTGGCGTTTCAGGTGCTGCGTCCCAGTTCCGATGCGCGCCGCAGTCGTCGGCATATTCGCGCCCTGCGCCATGCGTTTCTTGATCAGCTACGCCGTCATCCGCGCCTGAGCGAAAGCCACTTTGAATCGCAGATTTATCATCATATTAGTCAGCTCAGTAACAGTCGTGACGAGCAGGCGCGCGTGTGGCTGCTGCGCTGGGGCGTGGTGCTACTCAACTGTTCCCACATTGTCTGGCAGCTGCGCGAATGGCAGCCAACGTCGGCTACGCTAGGGCAAATGCGCGACAGCAGCCTGCAGGATCTACAACGGATTATGAGCCTGCGCGGCGTGCATCACACCGCGTTGCAGGCCACGCTCGATGAGCTGGAAACTATGATTAACCAGCTGCAGCAGCAAGCGGAGAGCGAAGCCAATACGCTGGCGGGTATTTTGTGGCGCCTGCGCTGCTCACTCGCCCAGTTGGCGCAGGCGGTGCCAGATTGA
- a CDS encoding efflux RND transporter periplasmic adaptor subunit, protein MKFNPFKYFSTVVIFALALLAGWWMWNYYMQSPWTRDGKVRAELVDITPEVSGRIIALEVRDNQFVHKGDVLLKLDPVPWQIAQANAEAQLAKAQADLAKAQHEANRRASLPRNVISAEDMDAARLTANAAASTAKAAQASLDQARWNLDQTTITAPTDGWISNLTLRTGNYASAGTPLFALVDSHSYYVMGYFEETKLRHIQPGAAAQIVLYSNGARLQGKVESIGRAIYDQSVASDGGLVPDIKPNVPWVRLAQRVPVRIRLDTLPEGVPLVAGTTCTISIAH, encoded by the coding sequence ATGAAATTCAACCCTTTTAAGTATTTTTCAACTGTAGTGATCTTTGCGCTGGCCCTGCTTGCCGGATGGTGGATGTGGAATTACTACATGCAATCGCCGTGGACGCGGGATGGCAAAGTGCGCGCCGAGTTGGTGGATATCACGCCGGAGGTGTCCGGGCGCATCATCGCTCTGGAGGTGCGTGACAATCAGTTCGTGCATAAAGGTGACGTGCTGCTCAAGCTTGATCCGGTGCCGTGGCAAATTGCGCAGGCCAATGCCGAAGCGCAGCTAGCCAAAGCGCAGGCCGATCTGGCTAAAGCGCAGCATGAAGCCAATCGCCGCGCCAGCCTGCCGCGCAACGTCATTTCAGCGGAAGATATGGACGCCGCGCGCTTAACCGCCAATGCCGCTGCATCAACGGCGAAAGCGGCGCAGGCCAGCCTCGATCAGGCGCGCTGGAACCTCGATCAAACTACCATTACCGCGCCCACCGATGGCTGGATCAGCAACCTAACACTGCGCACCGGCAACTATGCCAGCGCTGGTACGCCGCTGTTTGCGCTGGTCGACAGCCACTCTTATTACGTGATGGGCTATTTCGAAGAGACCAAGCTGCGCCATATTCAACCCGGCGCTGCGGCGCAGATTGTGTTGTACAGCAACGGCGCGCGTTTGCAGGGCAAAGTGGAGAGTATCGGACGCGCCATTTACGATCAAAGCGTCGCCAGCGATGGCGGTTTGGTGCCGGATATCAAGCCTAACGTGCCTTGGGTGCGTCTGGCGCAGCGCGTGCCTGTGCGCATTCGCTTGGATACGTTGCCGGAAGGCGTGCCGCTAGTGGCGGGCACCACCTGCACCATCTCGATCGCGCACTGA
- a CDS encoding DUF1656 domain-containing protein codes for MSLTAFSPSAPLTDLVFSASLFFPPLFKAVLLGFFFWLLIHPLIRGWIYSGDVWHPTLMDLSLFVLCVAGALWLLSLG; via the coding sequence GTGTCCCTTACCGCTTTTTCCCCCAGCGCCCCGCTTACCGACCTGGTGTTCAGTGCGTCGCTGTTTTTCCCGCCGCTGTTTAAAGCGGTGTTACTCGGATTCTTTTTCTGGTTGTTGATTCACCCGCTGATACGCGGCTGGATCTACTCCGGCGATGTCTGGCATCCCACCTTAATGGACCTTTCCCTGTTTGTATTGTGCGTTGCTGGCGCATTGTGGTTACTGAGCCTCGGATAA
- the slyA gene encoding transcriptional regulator SlyA, with translation MDTPLGTDLSRLVRIWRALIDQRLKPLELTQTHWVTLHNIHQLPPEQSQIQLAKAIGIEQPSLVRTLDQLEEKGLITRATCANDRRAKRIKLTKQAEPIIEQVENVIDATRDDILSGISLEEINQMVTLIARLEKNILEFHNREK, from the coding sequence ATGGATACGCCCTTGGGAACCGATCTGTCTCGCCTGGTGCGCATTTGGCGCGCGTTAATCGATCAGCGTTTAAAACCGCTTGAGTTGACACAAACACACTGGGTGACGCTACACAATATTCATCAACTCCCGCCAGAGCAGTCTCAGATTCAGCTGGCAAAAGCCATTGGCATTGAGCAGCCTTCACTGGTGCGCACGCTGGATCAGCTGGAAGAGAAGGGATTAATCACCCGCGCGACCTGCGCCAACGATCGCCGTGCCAAGCGCATCAAGCTGACCAAACAGGCTGAGCCGATCATCGAGCAGGTTGAGAATGTGATTGATGCCACGCGCGATGACATTCTTTCCGGCATCAGCCTGGAAGAGATTAATCAGATGGTGACGCTGATTGCGCGGCTGGAAAAAAATATTCTCGAGTTTCACAACCGCGAGAAATAA
- the slyB gene encoding outer membrane lipoprotein SlyB, which produces MIKRFVAVALTGLTLAGCANDSTLSGDVYSASEAKQVQSVSYGTLVSVRPVKIQGGDENNVIGAIGGAVLGGFLGNTIGGGSGRSLATAGGAVLGGVAGQGVQGAVNKSDGVELEIRKDDGNTIMVVQKQAATRYSVGQRVVMASNGSQVTVSPR; this is translated from the coding sequence ATGATTAAGCGTTTTGTAGCCGTGGCGTTGACCGGCTTAACTCTGGCAGGTTGTGCCAACGACAGCACCCTTTCCGGTGACGTTTACAGCGCCAGTGAAGCTAAACAAGTACAAAGTGTTTCCTACGGCACGCTGGTTTCGGTTCGTCCGGTGAAAATCCAGGGCGGCGATGAAAACAACGTGATTGGCGCAATTGGTGGTGCAGTGCTGGGTGGTTTCCTCGGTAACACCATTGGCGGCGGCAGCGGTCGCAGTCTGGCAACCGCAGGCGGTGCGGTACTCGGTGGCGTAGCCGGTCAGGGCGTGCAGGGTGCGGTTAACAAATCTGACGGTGTCGAGCTGGAAATCCGCAAGGATGATGGCAACACCATCATGGTGGTGCAGAAACAAGCTGCCACCCGTTACTCGGTTGGCCAGCGCGTCGTGATGGCGTCAAACGGCAGCCAGGTTACCGTTTCGCCACGTTAA